A window of Candida orthopsilosis Co 90-125, chromosome 8 draft sequence contains these coding sequences:
- a CDS encoding Hgt10 glycerol permease (incomplete, gene extends across a gap in the sequence; similar to C. parapsilosis CPAR2_600450 and C. albicans HGT10; involved in glycerol uptake), with the protein MGKYSWAYGWLVNRTSTAGLSGRKLRIAVTFTATIGFSLFGYDQGLMSGIITGEQFNKDFPPTLDNKTIQGAVVACYELGCFFGALFALLRADRIGRKPIIIVGAIIIIIGTIISVTPMRPYWQTGQFVIGRVVTGVGNGMNTATIPVWQSEMSRAENRGKLVNIEGAVIAIGTCIAYWIDFGFSYINNSAQWRFPTAFQVVFAALLLAGIIVMPESPRWLIAHDRKPEAYEVLGYLNNLPPDDDAIVAEASTIIDAVNRFTSAQTGFKDLLTGGRTQHFQRMVIGASSQFFQQFTGCNAAIYYSTILFHETIFNGDKYRLSLILGGVFATIYALATIPSFFLIDTVGRRKLFLVGAIGQGCSFIISFACLVNPTEENAKGAAVGIFLFIVFFAFTILPLPWIYPPEINPLRTRTTASAVSTCTNWITNFAVVMFTPEFIERSNWGTYLFFACFNFLFVPVIFFFYPETAGRSLEEIDIIFAKAH; encoded by the coding sequence ATGGGTAAATACAGTTGGGCATACGGCTGGTTAGTCAATAGAACGTCAACTGCAGGACTCAGCGGGAGAAAATTACGTATCGCAGTTACATTTACCGCTACCATTGGGTTTTCCCTTTTTGGATATGACCAAGGTCTTATGTCTGGTATTATCACCGGTgaacaattcaacaaagatttCCCACCAACTCTTGATAACAAGACTATTCAAGGTGCAGTTGTTGCATGTTACGAATTGGGATGTTTTTTTGGGGCACTTTTCGCTTTGCTTAGAGCTGATagaattggaagaaaacCAATCATTATTGTTGGTGcaattattattattattggtACGATCATCTCGGTGACGCCAATGAGACCTTATTGGCAAACAGGACAGTTTGTTATTGGTAGAGTTGTAACCGGGGTAGGTAACGGTATGAACACAGCTACTATTCCAGTTTGGCAATCGGAAATGTCTAGAGCTGAGAATAGAGGTAAGTTGGTCAATATTGAAGGTGCAGTTATTGCTATTGGTACATGTATTGCTTATTGGATTGATTTCGGCTTTTCCTATATTAACAATTCAGCACAATGGAGGTTTCCTACTGCTTTCCAAGTTGTATTTGCCGCTCTACTTTTAGCTGGCATTATTGTTATGCCAGAATCACCTCGTTGGTTGATTGCCCATGATCGCAAACCAGAAGCGTATGAAGTATTGGGTTATCTTAACAATTTGCCacctgatgatgatgccaTTGTTGCTGAAGCTAGTACAATTATCGACGCTGTTAATAGATTCACTAGTGCTCAAACTGGGttcaaagatttgttgacaGGAGGAAGAACCCAACATTTCCAAAGAATGGTTATTGGTGCTTCATcacaatttttccaacaatttaCTGGTTGTAATGCTGCAATTTACTACTCCACCATCTTGTTCCATGAGACTATTTTCAATGGAGATAAGTATAGGTTATCGTTGATCTTGGGAGGTGTCTTTGCTACAATCTATGCTTTGGCTACTATCCCTTCATTCTTCCTAATTGACACTGTTGGTAGaagaaaattgtttttaGTTGGTGCCATTGGTCAAGGATGTTCCTTCATCATTTCATTTGCATGCTTAGTTAACCCCACTGAAGAAAATGCTAAAGGTGCCGCTGTTGGTATCTTTTTATTCATTGTGTTTTTTGCATTCACAATTTTGCCATTACCATGGATCTACCCACCAGAAATCAATCCGTTGAGAACCAGAACTACTGCGTCTGCTGTTTCAACCTGTACTAATTGGATCACCAATTTCGCCGTTGTTATGTTTACACCCGAATTTATCGAAAGATCCAATTGGGGTACCTACTTGTTCTTTGCTTGTTTCAACTTCCTTTTCGTTCCagtcatcttctttttctacCCAGAAACCGCTGGTAGGTCATTGGAGGAAATCGATATCATCTTTGCCAAAGCCCATA
- a CDS encoding Atm1 protein (member of MDR subfamily of ABC family): MLLLRGSLKQVWPLLAKPRVLPSRSSTIALTNTLRLGYKQQSPIRTFTKTTRLLHGPSDANPTPAKNNIPKPVKSEDRSDSSSYSLLGRKVSTSELFMMRSLFKTIWPKDNPKFKIRVLIAVSLLIGSKLLNVEVPFLFKQIIDQMNVDWTQEVGVLSTVIGSLILAYGGARFGAVLFGELRNAIFASVAQTAIKRVASNTFNRLLNMDLQFHLSQQTGGLTRAIDRGTKGISYVLTAMVFHIIPITFEISIVCGILSYNYGVPFAAMTFCTMLAYSIFTIKTTAWRTKFRRQANNADNQAASVALDSLINYESVKIFNNEAFQSKKYNSALTKYQNASVKVATSLAYLNAGQNFIFTSALTAMMYMGCQGVVSGGLTVGDLVLINQLVFQLSVPLNFLGSVYRELKQSLLDMENLFQLQNVPIKITDVEGAPQLKLNQRAPGEIKFENVTFGYHPDRPILKNVSFTIPAGQKVAVVGPSGSGKSTILRLVFRFYDVDSGRILIDGQDITKVSLESLRKKIGVVPQETPLFNDTIIENIRYGDLQSTDEQIHQVVSLVQLDNLIKDLPDGENTIVGERGMMISGGEKQRLAIARLLLKNAPITFFDEATSALDTHTEQALLKTIRTIFKRDNRTNVSIAHRLRTIADADKIIVLNKGHVQEQGSHAQLLSDPESLYAQLWNIQENLDIEEQLRLEEAERLRKEEQQLEQEEK, encoded by the coding sequence ATGCTTCTCCTAAGAGGTTCACTAAAACAAGTATGGCCATTGCTTGCGAAACCGCGCGTACTTCCGAGCAGATCATCCACAATTGCATTGACAAATACACTTCGACTTGGttataaacaacaatcaccGATACGGACATTCACTAAAACCACTCGATTACTCCATGGGCCTAGTGATGCTAATCCAACGCCAGCGAAAAACAATATTCCAAAACCAGTCAAGAGTGAAGATAGATCAGACTCGTCATCGTATTCGCTTCTTGGAAGAAAAGTGTCGACATCAGAATTATTCATGATGCGATCGTTATTCAAAACGATTTGGCCCAAGGACAAtccaaaattcaaaatcagaGTGCTTATAGCTGTTTCTTTGCTCATCGGGTCCAAATTGCTCAATGTTGAAGTAccttttttattcaaacaaatcattgatcaaatgaATGTGGATTGGACTCAAGAAGTAGGTGTATTGTCAACTGTGATTGGCTCCTTAATTCTTGCTTATGGAGGTGCTAGATTTGGGGCTGTATTATTTGGAGAATTGAGAAATGCTATATTTGCCAGTGTGGCGCAAACTGCCATCAAACGAGTAGCATCGAATACGTTTAATCGATTATTGAATATGGATTTGCAGTTTCATTTGTCACAACAAACTGGTGGATTGACTCGTGCTATTGATCGAGGAACTAAAGGTATCAGCTATGTGCTTACTGCTATGGTGTTCCATATAATTCCCATAACGTTTGAAATTAGTATTGTTTGTGGGATTTTAAGCTACAATTACGGGGTTCCATTTGCAGCAATGACATTTTGTACAATGTTGGCATACTCAATATTTACAATAAAGACTACGGCATGGAGAACTAAATTTAGAAGACAAGCAAACAATGCCGATAACCAAGCTGCTAGTGTTGCTCTAGActcattgatcaattacGAAAGTGTCAAGATCTTCAATAATGAAGCGTTCCAGCTGAAGAAATACAATAGTGCATTGACAAAGTATCAGAACGCCCTGGTTAAGGTGGCAACGAGTTTAGCTTACTTGAACGCAGGACagaatttcattttcacCCTGGCACTAACCGCAATGATGTATATGGGATGTCAGGGAGTCGTATCGGGAGGATTAACCGTGGGTGACTTAGTCTTGATTAATCAATTAGTGTTTCAATTAAGTGTACCACTAAATTTCTTGGGTAGTGTTTATCGAGAATTAAAACAAAGTTTACTTGATATGGAGAATTTATtccaattgcaaaatgtCCCCATCAAGATTACTGATGTTGAAGGCGCgccacaattgaaattgaatcaacgAGCTCCCGGTGAGATCAAGTTTGAGAATGTAACGTTTGGATATCATCCCGATAGACccatattgaaaaatgtatCATTTACAATCCCCGCAGGTCAAAAAGTGGCAGTTGTGGGACCCTCGGGAAGTGGTAAATCAACTATATTACGATTGGTTTTCCGATTCTATGATGTTGATCTGGGACGTATTTTGATAGATGGACAAGATATAACTAAAGTGTCCCTCGAATCATTGCGGAAGAAAATTGGAGTTGTGCCCCAAGAAACTCCACTTTTTAACGATAcgattattgaaaatatccGATATGGTGACTTACAATCAACCGATGAGCAAATCCATCAAGTTGTATCGCTTGTTCAACTAgacaatttgattaaagatTTACCCGATGGTGAGAATACCATAGTCGGAGAACGAGGTATGATGATTTCCGGAGGTGAGAAACAGAGATTAGCCATTGCTCGACTTCTTTTAAAGAATGCCCCGATTACATTCTTTGACGAAGCTACCTCGGCATTGGATACACATACCGAGCAAGCACTCCTCAAAACCATTCGAACTATATTCAAACGCGATAATAGAACAAATGTATCCATAGCTCATCGGTTAAGGACTATAGCTGATGCCGACAAGATCATAGTCTTGAATAAAGGTCATGTGCAAGAACAAGGATCACATGCACAACTCTTGAGTGATCCGGAGTCGTTGTATGCACAGTTGTGGAATATTCAAGAGAATTTAGATATTGAAGAACAGTTGAGATTGGAAGAAGCAGAGAGGttgagaaaagaagaacaacAGTTGGAACAAGAGGAAAAGTAG
- a CDS encoding Hbr2 alanine glyoxylate aminotransferase — MIHLKRFYSWTILLFFISIFMLTNWLKTPKSPRSIAQLLKYRRPLTTTTALKMPAPFQYKQPEHRLTLIPGPIEFSDDVLASMAIPSQAHTSPDFIYTFQYVLQNLRKLFKSTDVNTQGYVLSGSGTLGWDVAATNIIEPGEKVLVLSTGFFSDSFAECLKVYGADVDVITADIGDVVPLDKIKEQLQKEKYAAITITHVDTSTSVVSDVEAISKVVKQVSPETLIIVDGVCSVGVEDVEFDKWGLDFVLTASQKAIGVPAGLSIFYASERALSKALNKEKDTTFFASLKRWTPIMKAYESGSGAYFATPAVQTITALKTSLEEIFAEGLDKRFATQAKKSDEFKAKVKELGLTILPKNEKVAAHGLTAVYFPEDVNGPDLLKKLGEKGYTVAGGIHKKLVGKYFRVGHMGYSVYAGHIDSFEKALEESLKELKQ; from the coding sequence ATGATTCATCTAAAACGGTTTTACTCTTGGActattcttctttttttcatatCGATATTTATGTTGACAAATTGGTTAAAAACACCAAAATCCCCTAGATCAATTGCTCAATTACTCAAATATCGTCGTCCATTAACAACTACTACAGCTTTAAAAATGCCAGCTCCTTTCCAATACAAGCAACCAGAACATAGGTTGACTTTAATTCCAGGTCCAATTGAATTCAGTGATGATGTCCTTGCATCAATGGCTATTCCATCACAAGCTCATACTTCACCTGATTTCATCTACACGTTCCAATACGTACTTCAAAACTTGCgtaaattgtttaaatctACTGATGTCAATACCCAGGGTTATGTATTGAGTGGATCAGGTACTTTGGGTTGGGATGTTGCTGCTACTAATATTATTGAACCAGGTGAGAAAGTTCTTGTTTTATCAACTGGGTTTTTCTCAGACTCATTTGCCGAATGTTTGAAAGTTTATGGtgctgatgttgatgtaaTTACTGCTGatattggtgatgttgttcCGTTGGATAAGATTAAAgaacaattgcaaaaggaGAAATATGCTGCAATTACTATAACTCATGTTGATACTTCTACATCAGTAGTTTCTGATGTTGAAGCCATTAGTAAAGTAGTTAAACAAGTATCACCAGAAACTTTAATTATTGTCGATGGTGTATGTTCGGTTGGAGTTGAggatgttgaatttgataaatggGGATTAGATTTCGTTTTGACTGCTTCACAAAAGGCTATTGGAGTTCCAGCTGGATTATCAATTTTCTACGCTAGTGAACGTGCATTATCCAAAGCGTTGAACAAGGAAAAGGACACGACATTTTTCGCTAGTTTGAAAAGATGGACACCAATCATGAAGGCATATGAAAGTGGATCTGGTGCATATTTCGCTACACCTGCAGTCCAAACCATCACCGCCTTGAAAACTTCATTAGAAGAAATCTTTGCTGAAGGATTAGACAAGAGATTTGCAACTCAAGCCAAAAAATCCGATGAATTTAAAGCTAAAGTTAAAGAATTAGGTTTAACAATCTTACCCAAGAATGAAAAGGTTGCCGCTCATGGATTAACTGCGGTTTACTTCCCTGAAGATGTCAATGGACctgatttattgaaaaaattgggtGAAAAGGGATACACTGTTGCTGGTGGAATTCATAAGAAGTTAGTTGGTAAATATTTCCGTGTTGGTCATATGGGTTATTCTGTTTATGCTGGTCATATTGATAGTTTTGAAAAGGCTTTGGAAGAAAGCTTGAAAgaattaaaacaataa
- a CDS encoding Cox12 protein (S. cerevisiae homolog COX12 has cytochrome-c oxidase activity, has role in mitochondrial respiratory chain complex IV assembly and localizes to mitochondrial respiratory chain complex IV): MPIDPATFKFETPQFDPRFPNQNQSKHCAQSYIDYHKCVNVKGEDFEPCQLFFKTFTSLCPLDWVEKWDDQRAAGKFPVNMDA, from the coding sequence ATGCCAATCGATCCAGCCACATTCAAATTCGAAACACCACAATTCGACCCAAGATTCCCAAACCAAAACCAATCAAAACACTGTGCTCAATCTTATATTGATTATCACAAATGTGTCAATGTTAAAGGTGAGGATTTTGAACCTTGTCAGTTATTTTTCAAGACTTTTACTAGTTTATGTCCTTTGGATTGGGTTGAGAAGTGGGATGATCAAAGAGCTGCTGGTAAGTTTCCTGTTAATATGGATGCTTAG